A single Streptomyces sp. Edi2 DNA region contains:
- a CDS encoding APC family permease, which translates to MTRPSAAGSDSATGARHLHRAVGFWGLMFISLGSIIGSGWLLGALTTAVIAGPASLISWVLASTMLAVLALAHAELGATYPIAGGTARFPFFAFGPLVGFTAGWMSWLRSVLISPIEVEATLSYLDRIGWIHDRVRVLHPNGTLTAAGLLIASVFMLIFTLINVLGVRLLSGINSVTAVVKTAVPLLTVVVLMTLSFHGSNFTAGGGFAPHGAHGVFAALPAGVVFALLGFEQAIQLAGEARDPQRDVSRAVIVAMVVGTALYLLLQIAFIAALNPDAVSHSWDNPVGKGNFGPYATLATVVGAGWLATILYVDAVISPAGTGLVYMAGAARLSYAMGRERVLPRPLTQVGRSRVPVVSILLAFVVGEIAFLPFPSWQALVSVVTSAAAIMYAFAPVSLYALRLQDGGRNRPYRLPAGPVLAPAGFVFANLIFYWSGYEADWKLGIAALLGFVVLALTRRGIPAAERSGLRAQSAAWVWPWLGGMILIGHFGRYGGTRALPAWWDLIIVIVFSLAIFYTAVRMAMPPESVNAAVQHEEEGESVPPPAASSN; encoded by the coding sequence GTGACCAGGCCATCCGCAGCGGGGAGTGACAGCGCCACCGGAGCCCGCCACCTCCACCGGGCGGTCGGGTTCTGGGGGCTGATGTTCATCTCCCTGGGATCGATCATCGGCTCCGGCTGGCTGCTCGGCGCCCTGACCACCGCCGTCATCGCCGGACCGGCATCGCTGATCTCCTGGGTCCTCGCGTCCACGATGCTCGCCGTGCTCGCGCTGGCCCACGCGGAGCTGGGCGCCACCTACCCGATCGCGGGCGGCACCGCGCGGTTCCCCTTCTTCGCCTTCGGCCCCCTGGTCGGCTTCACCGCGGGCTGGATGTCCTGGCTGCGCTCGGTCCTGATCTCACCGATCGAGGTCGAGGCCACGCTCTCGTACCTGGACCGCATCGGCTGGATCCACGACCGGGTCCGCGTCCTGCACCCCAACGGGACCCTCACCGCGGCCGGCCTGCTGATCGCCAGCGTCTTCATGCTGATCTTCACGCTCATCAACGTCCTCGGCGTGCGTCTGCTGTCCGGGATCAACTCGGTCACCGCGGTGGTGAAGACGGCCGTACCGCTGCTGACCGTGGTGGTCTTGATGACCCTGTCCTTCCACGGCTCGAACTTCACCGCGGGCGGCGGCTTCGCACCGCACGGCGCGCACGGGGTCTTCGCCGCCCTGCCCGCCGGCGTGGTGTTCGCGCTGCTGGGCTTCGAGCAGGCCATCCAGCTGGCCGGTGAGGCGCGCGACCCGCAGCGCGATGTCTCCCGGGCGGTGATCGTGGCCATGGTGGTCGGTACCGCGCTCTACCTCCTGCTGCAGATCGCCTTCATCGCCGCCCTGAACCCCGACGCCGTCAGCCACAGCTGGGACAACCCCGTGGGCAAGGGCAACTTCGGCCCCTACGCCACGCTCGCCACCGTCGTCGGGGCCGGCTGGCTGGCGACCATCCTGTACGTCGACGCCGTCATCTCCCCGGCCGGCACCGGCCTGGTCTACATGGCCGGTGCCGCGCGCCTCTCCTACGCCATGGGACGCGAGCGGGTCCTGCCCCGCCCCCTCACCCAGGTCGGCCGCAGCCGGGTGCCCGTCGTCTCGATCCTCCTCGCCTTCGTGGTCGGCGAGATCGCGTTCCTGCCGTTCCCCAGCTGGCAGGCGCTGGTCAGTGTGGTCACCTCGGCGGCGGCGATCATGTATGCCTTCGCCCCTGTGTCGCTGTACGCCCTCCGCCTCCAGGACGGCGGCCGGAACCGCCCCTACCGGCTCCCCGCCGGGCCCGTACTGGCCCCCGCCGGCTTCGTCTTCGCCAACTTGATCTTCTACTGGTCCGGCTACGAGGCGGACTGGAAGCTCGGTATCGCCGCCCTGCTCGGCTTCGTCGTTCTGGCACTCACCCGCCGCGGCATCCCGGCCGCCGAACGCAGCGGACTGCGCGCACAATCAGCCGCCTGGGTGTGGCCCTGGCTCGGCGGCATGATCCTCATCGGCCACTTCGGCCGCTACGGCGGTACCCGCGCACTCCCCGCCTGGTGGGACCTGATCATCGTGATCGTCTTCAGCCTCGCCATCTTCTACACCGCCGTACGCATGGCCATGCCCCCCGAGTCGGTGAACGCCGCCGTCCAACACGAAGAAGAGGGCGAATCCGTGCCACCCCCCGCCGCCTCATCGAACTGA
- a CDS encoding helix-turn-helix domain-containing protein, translated as MVFRTDALPAADRFDYWVELLGRTHAPMELRSDYTDDFRASQRVLDLGGVTVWSATYQPLVFRRTPKLIRQSDPEAYHLSLVVQGTGTGEWRNRETEYKPHDLFVTSTSLPNDIRSSTGGPVTILALETPKALLPLPRNMAPRLVGAPVSGREGMGALLARFLTQLTVDTSAYQPSDGPRLGTVLNDLVAALFAHLLEAGDGLPPETHRRTLILRIQAFIREHLHDPHLAPATIAAAHHISTSYLHRLFRDEDATVAARIRRLRLEAARRDLTDPALHALPIHSIATRWGFPRATDFSRAYRAAYGTTPKDHRHQALNGHK; from the coding sequence ATGGTGTTCCGGACCGATGCTCTGCCTGCGGCGGACCGGTTCGACTACTGGGTCGAGCTACTGGGCCGCACCCACGCCCCCATGGAGCTGCGCAGCGACTACACCGACGATTTCCGCGCTTCCCAACGCGTACTGGACCTCGGTGGTGTCACGGTGTGGTCTGCCACCTACCAGCCCCTGGTCTTCCGGCGCACACCGAAGTTGATCCGGCAATCCGACCCGGAGGCCTACCATCTTTCCCTCGTCGTACAGGGGACCGGGACAGGCGAGTGGAGGAACCGGGAGACCGAGTACAAGCCTCACGACCTGTTCGTCACCTCCACCTCACTGCCGAACGACATCCGCAGCAGCACCGGGGGCCCGGTCACGATCCTTGCGCTGGAGACTCCCAAGGCCCTGCTGCCGCTGCCTCGCAACATGGCCCCGCGGCTGGTCGGGGCGCCGGTGTCGGGCCGGGAGGGCATGGGTGCCCTCCTGGCACGGTTTCTCACCCAGCTGACCGTGGACACGAGCGCGTACCAGCCCTCCGACGGCCCCCGGCTGGGCACGGTCTTGAATGATCTGGTCGCCGCGCTCTTCGCCCACCTGCTCGAAGCCGGCGACGGCCTCCCTCCGGAGACCCACCGGCGAACCCTCATCCTGCGCATCCAGGCGTTCATCCGGGAGCACCTGCACGACCCGCACCTCGCCCCGGCCACCATCGCCGCCGCGCACCACATCTCCACCAGCTACCTGCACCGCCTTTTCCGGGACGAGGACGCCACAGTCGCCGCCAGGATCCGCCGCCTTCGCCTGGAGGCGGCCCGCCGCGACCTCACCGACCCGGCGCTCCATGCCCTCCCCATCCACTCCATCGCCACCCGCTGGGGCTTCCCCCGCGCAACCGACTTCAGCCGCGCCTACCGCGCCGCCTACGGCACCACGCCCAAGGATCACCGGCATCAGGCCCTCAACGGCCACAAGTGA
- a CDS encoding DNA polymerase III subunit gamma and tau gives MSSLALYRRYRPETFAEVIGQEHVTDPLQQALRNNRVNHAYLFSGPRGCGKTTSARILARCLNCEEGPTPTPCGKCQSCLDLARNGRGSIDVIEIDAASHGGVDDARELREKAFFGPAGSRYKIYIIDEAHMVTSAGFNALLKVVEEPPEHLKFIFATTEPEKVIGTIRSRTHHYPFRLVPPGTLREYLAEVCGREDSRVEDGVLPLVVRAGAGSVRDSMSVMDQLLAGAGADGVTYAMATALLGYTDGSLLDSIVEAFAAGDGAAAFEVVDRVIEGGNDPRRFVADLLERLRDLVILAAVPDAGEKGLIDAPVDVVERMTAQASVFGAAELSRAADLVNTGLTEMRGATSPRLQLELICARVLLPAAYDDERSVQARLDRLERGASAALLGGGGAGGMSGGAGSGGDLGAGPAPVVASGGGPAAGYVPGPEAHPAMPAAGASGPAGPSGPAAARAAVRGAASGGAGGGGTAGGAGASPAQAPSAPAPAAPAAPAPGAPTAGAAASGGGEQQWGGGGGAAAPQGGPASASQAGAQGEAQGAGGGEGAAARPGAWPGSTGRGNGGGGTAGGAGANGGGNGPGGGRQPGGWPTAVAPGQGGQAPQGGAPAPSPSPSPSPSPSPSPEPAAGPPAPAAQPPQAGAAPGAAQGAAQVRQMWPDILEAVKDRRRFTWILLSQNAQVSGFDGTTLQIGFPNAGARDSFANGGSEDVLKDVLAERFQVQWRVEAIVDPSGGANPPAGGAPRSGGGGFGGGGGGGFGGGAPAAPQQGGPQSPPQQSGPSAPPSSGSQYGQGGGAAGGGSGSGSTGGSQGARLAREAVSPSASAGGGQPASGAEASYSPPEPPPTSIEYDMPAEDDADLVDSALSGHDLIVRELGATVVEEFNNE, from the coding sequence GTGTCGTCCCTTGCGCTGTACCGCCGCTACCGCCCCGAGACCTTCGCCGAGGTCATCGGGCAAGAGCACGTGACCGATCCGCTGCAGCAGGCACTGCGGAACAACCGGGTCAATCACGCTTATTTGTTCAGTGGGCCGCGAGGCTGCGGTAAGACGACCAGTGCGCGGATCCTGGCGCGCTGCCTCAACTGTGAGGAAGGTCCCACCCCCACGCCCTGCGGGAAGTGCCAGTCCTGTCTGGACCTGGCCAGGAACGGCCGGGGCTCGATCGATGTGATCGAGATCGACGCGGCATCGCACGGTGGCGTGGACGACGCCCGTGAGCTGCGCGAGAAGGCCTTCTTCGGGCCGGCCGGCAGCCGGTACAAGATCTACATCATCGACGAGGCGCACATGGTGACCTCGGCGGGCTTCAACGCCCTGCTGAAGGTCGTCGAGGAGCCGCCGGAGCATCTGAAGTTCATCTTCGCGACGACCGAGCCCGAGAAGGTCATCGGGACGATCCGCTCGCGAACGCATCACTACCCGTTCCGGCTGGTGCCGCCGGGGACCCTGCGGGAGTACCTGGCCGAGGTGTGCGGGCGGGAGGACAGCCGGGTCGAGGACGGGGTGCTGCCGCTGGTGGTGCGGGCCGGGGCCGGGTCGGTGCGTGACTCGATGTCCGTGATGGACCAGCTGCTCGCCGGTGCCGGTGCGGACGGTGTGACGTATGCCATGGCGACGGCGTTGCTGGGATACACCGACGGCTCGCTGCTGGATTCGATCGTGGAGGCGTTCGCCGCGGGGGACGGCGCGGCGGCCTTCGAGGTCGTGGACCGGGTCATCGAGGGCGGCAACGACCCGCGGCGCTTCGTCGCGGACCTGCTGGAGCGGCTGCGGGACCTGGTGATCCTGGCGGCCGTGCCGGACGCGGGGGAGAAGGGGCTGATCGACGCCCCCGTGGATGTGGTGGAGCGGATGACGGCGCAGGCGTCCGTCTTCGGGGCGGCCGAGCTGAGCCGGGCCGCCGACCTGGTCAATACGGGCCTGACGGAGATGCGCGGGGCCACCTCGCCGCGGCTGCAGCTGGAGCTGATCTGTGCGCGGGTGCTGCTGCCCGCGGCGTACGACGACGAGCGGTCGGTGCAGGCGCGGCTCGACCGTCTGGAGCGCGGCGCGAGCGCGGCGCTCCTGGGCGGCGGCGGGGCCGGTGGCATGAGCGGCGGTGCGGGCTCCGGGGGAGACCTCGGGGCCGGGCCGGCACCCGTGGTGGCGTCCGGTGGCGGGCCGGCGGCCGGATATGTGCCGGGGCCGGAGGCTCATCCGGCGATGCCGGCGGCCGGGGCGTCCGGGCCGGCAGGACCCTCCGGGCCGGCCGCTGCGCGGGCCGCCGTGCGGGGCGCGGCGAGCGGTGGCGCGGGGGGCGGCGGTACGGCGGGCGGTGCGGGGGCTTCCCCTGCTCAGGCTCCGTCCGCGCCGGCCCCGGCTGCTCCGGCGGCTCCCGCTCCGGGTGCGCCCACGGCCGGCGCGGCGGCGTCCGGCGGAGGAGAGCAGCAGTGGGGTGGCGGCGGAGGCGCGGCGGCGCCACAGGGCGGCCCGGCGTCCGCTTCGCAGGCCGGGGCTCAGGGCGAGGCGCAGGGCGCCGGCGGCGGTGAAGGCGCGGCCGCTCGTCCCGGAGCCTGGCCCGGGAGCACCGGCCGCGGGAATGGCGGCGGCGGAACCGCCGGCGGCGCCGGAGCCAATGGGGGCGGCAACGGCCCCGGCGGCGGGCGGCAGCCCGGTGGGTGGCCCACGGCCGTGGCACCGGGGCAGGGCGGCCAGGCGCCGCAGGGCGGGGCGCCTGCTCCTTCGCCTTCGCCTTCGCCTTCGCCTTCGCCTTCGCCTTCACCCGAGCCGGCGGCCGGTCCGCCCGCGCCCGCAGCCCAGCCGCCGCAGGCCGGGGCGGCCCCGGGGGCGGCGCAGGGTGCCGCTCAGGTGCGGCAGATGTGGCCGGACATCCTGGAGGCGGTGAAGGACCGCCGGCGTTTCACGTGGATCCTGCTGAGCCAGAACGCCCAGGTCTCCGGCTTCGACGGCACGACGCTCCAGATCGGCTTCCCCAATGCCGGTGCCCGCGACAGCTTCGCCAACGGGGGAAGCGAGGACGTTCTCAAGGACGTGCTGGCCGAGCGGTTCCAGGTGCAGTGGCGGGTCGAGGCGATCGTCGACCCGTCGGGCGGGGCCAATCCGCCGGCCGGCGGCGCTCCCCGTAGCGGCGGTGGCGGCTTCGGTGGCGGAGGAGGCGGTGGCTTCGGCGGCGGGGCGCCCGCCGCGCCGCAGCAGGGGGGGCCGCAGTCCCCGCCCCAGCAGAGCGGCCCGTCGGCGCCCCCGTCATCCGGGAGCCAGTACGGGCAGGGCGGCGGCGCAGCCGGCGGTGGCAGCGGCAGTGGCAGCACCGGCGGCAGCCAGGGCGCCCGGTTGGCGCGGGAGGCCGTCTCTCCGTCGGCGTCCGCGGGCGGCGGACAGCCGGCGTCCGGGGCGGAGGCTTCGTACTCGCCGCCGGAGCCCCCGCCGACGTCGATCGAGTACGACATGCCGGCCGAGGACGATGCCGACCTCGTCGACTCCGCGCTCAGCGGCCACGACCTGATCGTGCGCGAACTCGGCGCGACCGTGGTGGAAGAGTTCAACAACGAGTAG
- a CDS encoding YbaB/EbfC family nucleoid-associated protein codes for MIPGGQPNMQQLLQQAQKMQQDLAAAQQELAETPVEGSAGGGLVKATVTGSGELTGLVIDPKAVDTDSAEETAETIADLVLAAVRDANASAQQLQQQKLGPLAQGLGGGGIPGLPF; via the coding sequence GTGATCCCCGGTGGTCAGCCCAATATGCAGCAGCTGCTTCAGCAGGCCCAGAAGATGCAGCAGGATCTCGCGGCCGCGCAGCAGGAGCTCGCGGAGACACCCGTCGAGGGCTCCGCGGGCGGCGGCCTGGTCAAGGCCACGGTGACCGGCTCCGGTGAACTCACGGGCCTGGTCATCGACCCCAAGGCGGTCGACACCGACTCCGCCGAGGAGACGGCCGAGACGATCGCCGACCTCGTGCTGGCGGCGGTCCGCGACGCCAACGCCAGCGCCCAGCAGCTCCAGCAGCAGAAGCTCGGTCCGCTCGCCCAGGGTCTGGGCGGTGGCGGAATCCCGGGTCTCCCCTTCTGA
- the recR gene encoding recombination mediator RecR, producing MYEGVVQDLIDELGRLPGVGPKSAQRIAFHILQAEPTDVRRLANALMEVKAKVRFCGTCGNVAQEEQCRVCLDPRRDPAVICVVEEPKDVVAIERTREFRGRYHVLGGAISPIEGVGPDDLRIRELLARLADGTVTELILATDPNLEGEATATYLARMIKPMGLRVTRLASGLPVGGDLEYADEVTLGRAFEGRRLLDV from the coding sequence GTGTATGAAGGCGTGGTCCAGGACCTGATCGATGAGTTGGGCAGGCTGCCCGGCGTCGGTCCCAAGAGCGCGCAGCGGATCGCCTTCCACATTCTTCAGGCCGAGCCCACCGATGTCCGCCGGCTCGCGAACGCGCTGATGGAGGTCAAGGCGAAGGTCCGGTTCTGCGGCACCTGCGGCAATGTGGCGCAGGAGGAGCAGTGCCGGGTCTGCCTGGACCCGAGGCGTGATCCGGCGGTCATCTGCGTCGTGGAGGAGCCCAAGGACGTCGTGGCGATCGAGCGGACGCGTGAGTTCCGCGGTCGCTACCACGTCCTCGGCGGGGCGATCAGCCCGATCGAGGGCGTGGGTCCCGACGACCTGCGGATCAGGGAACTGCTGGCCAGGCTCGCGGACGGCACCGTCACCGAGCTGATTCTGGCCACCGACCCGAATCTCGAGGGCGAGGCCACGGCCACGTATCTGGCCCGCATGATCAAACCCATGGGCCTGCGGGTGACGCGGCTGGCGAGCGGTCTGCCGGTCGGAGGCGATCTGGAGTACGCGGACGAGGTCACGCTGGGGCGGGCCTTCGAAGGGAGGAGACTTCTCGATGTCTGA
- a CDS encoding DUF5063 domain-containing protein, which translates to MSDATLHNATQDPDDFAVSISDSVESFIVAVTEVAKGDEPDSAVPFLLLEVSQLLLTGGRLGAHEDFVPDERYEPDTGPEPDVDDLRERFATLLDPVDVYSEVFDPYVPRSEPVASRISDDLADIVTDLRHGLAHYRAGRVSEALWWWQFSYLSNWGPTASAALRALQSLVAHVRLDQPLVELDGLDTDSSVTGDEERLAEEAGKVMVAEIAGPLGLRGV; encoded by the coding sequence ATGTCTGATGCCACGCTGCACAACGCGACACAGGACCCGGACGACTTCGCCGTATCGATCTCCGACTCGGTCGAGAGTTTCATCGTCGCGGTGACGGAGGTCGCCAAGGGGGACGAACCGGACAGCGCGGTGCCCTTCCTGCTGCTGGAGGTCTCCCAGCTGCTGCTCACCGGCGGCCGTCTGGGCGCCCACGAGGACTTCGTACCCGACGAACGGTACGAGCCGGACACCGGACCGGAGCCGGACGTCGACGACCTGCGCGAGCGCTTCGCGACCCTGCTCGACCCGGTGGACGTCTACTCCGAGGTCTTCGACCCGTATGTGCCGCGCAGCGAGCCGGTCGCCAGCCGGATCTCCGACGACCTGGCCGACATCGTCACCGACCTGCGGCACGGCCTGGCGCACTACCGGGCGGGCCGGGTCAGTGAAGCCCTGTGGTGGTGGCAGTTCTCCTACCTGTCCAACTGGGGCCCGACCGCCTCGGCCGCCCTGCGCGCGCTGCAGTCGCTGGTCGCCCACGTACGCCTCGACCAGCCGCTGGTCGAGCTGGACGGTCTGGACACCGACAGCAGCGTCACCGGCGACGAGGAGCGGCTCGCCGAGGAGGCCGGAAAGGTCATGGTGGCGGAGATCGCCGGGCCGCTGGGGCTGCGCGGGGTGTGA
- a CDS encoding aspartate kinase yields MGLVVQKYGGSSVADAEGIKRVAKRVVEAKKNGNQVVVVVSAMGDTTDELIDLAQEVSPIPSGREFDMLLTAGERISMALLAMAIKNLGHEAQSFTGSQAGVITDSVHNKARIIDVTPGRIKTSVDEGNIAIVAGFQGVSQDKKDITTLGRGGSDTTAVALAAALNADVCEIYTDVDGVFTADPRVVKKARKIDWISFEDMLELASSGSKVLLHRCVEYARRYNIPIHVRSSFSGLKGTWVSNEPQGDQPMEQAIISGVAHDTSEAKVTVVGVPDKPGEAARIFRAIADSEVNIDMVVQNVSAASTGLTDISFTLPKAEGRKAVAALERTRTAVGFDSLRYDDQIAKISLVGAGMKTNPGVTATFFEALSNAGVNIELISTSEIRISVVTRADDVNEAVRAVHTAFGLDTDSDEAVVYGGTGR; encoded by the coding sequence GTGGGCCTTGTCGTGCAGAAGTACGGCGGCTCATCCGTTGCGGATGCCGAGGGCATCAAGCGCGTTGCCAAGCGAGTCGTCGAAGCCAAGAAGAACGGCAACCAGGTTGTCGTGGTGGTTTCGGCGATGGGCGACACGACGGACGAGCTGATCGATCTCGCGCAGGAAGTGTCCCCGATTCCGTCGGGGCGCGAGTTCGACATGCTGCTGACCGCCGGAGAGCGGATCTCCATGGCCCTGCTGGCCATGGCGATCAAAAACCTCGGCCATGAGGCGCAGTCCTTCACGGGCAGCCAGGCAGGTGTCATCACCGATTCCGTGCACAACAAGGCACGGATCATCGACGTCACGCCGGGCCGCATCAAGACCTCCGTCGACGAGGGCAATATCGCCATCGTCGCCGGGTTCCAGGGCGTGTCCCAGGACAAGAAGGACATCACGACGCTGGGGCGCGGTGGGTCGGACACGACCGCCGTCGCGCTGGCAGCCGCCCTGAACGCCGATGTCTGTGAGATCTACACCGATGTGGACGGTGTCTTCACCGCCGACCCCCGGGTCGTGAAGAAGGCCCGGAAGATCGACTGGATCTCCTTCGAGGACATGCTGGAGCTGGCGAGCTCCGGATCCAAGGTGCTGCTGCACCGTTGCGTCGAGTACGCACGCCGTTACAACATCCCGATCCACGTCCGCTCCTCGTTCTCGGGGCTGAAGGGCACGTGGGTCAGCAACGAACCGCAAGGGGACCAGCCGATGGAGCAGGCAATCATCTCGGGCGTCGCACATGACACCTCCGAGGCGAAGGTCACGGTCGTCGGAGTCCCGGACAAGCCGGGCGAGGCCGCGCGCATCTTCCGTGCGATCGCGGACTCCGAGGTCAACATCGACATGGTGGTGCAGAACGTCTCCGCCGCGTCGACCGGTCTGACCGACATCTCCTTCACGCTGCCCAAGGCCGAGGGCCGCAAGGCCGTCGCGGCCCTGGAGCGGACCCGTACGGCGGTGGGCTTCGACTCGCTGCGCTACGACGACCAGATCGCCAAGATCTCGCTGGTCGGCGCGGGGATGAAGACCAACCCCGGCGTCACGGCGACGTTCTTCGAGGCGCTGTCGAACGCGGGCGTGAACATCGAGCTCATCTCGACCTCCGAGATCCGCATCTCGGTGGTCACCCGTGCCGATGACGTCAACGAGGCCGTACGGGCCGTGCACACCGCCTTCGGTCTCGACACCGACAGTGACGAGGCCGTGGTCTATGGCGGCACCGGCCGATGA
- a CDS encoding aspartate-semialdehyde dehydrogenase codes for MIPAEAGRPSLADTAWAGARKAAKPHLAVVGATGAVGSVLLGILSERADIWGEIRLLASPHSAGRKLTVRGEQVEVVALSEEAFDGIDVAMFDVPDEVSAQWAPVAVSKGAVVVDNSGAFRMDPDVPLVVPEVNAHTARVRPRGIIANPNCTTLSMIVALGALHAEYGLSELIVSSYQAVSGTGKAGVDTLRAQLSAVSGTELGTAPGDVRRAVGDTLGPFPAPIALNVVPWAGTLQEDGWSSEELKIRNESRKILGLPDLPVTATCVRVPVITTHSLTVHARFENEVSVGGAHEILAAAPGVVLSDDPAEDEYPTPADVVGTDPTWVGRVRRSLDDPRALELFVCGDNLRKGAALNTAQVGELVAGELRG; via the coding sequence ATGATTCCGGCCGAGGCGGGCCGTCCGTCCCTCGCCGATACGGCGTGGGCGGGCGCCCGTAAGGCCGCCAAGCCGCATCTCGCCGTCGTCGGCGCCACCGGCGCCGTCGGCTCGGTCCTGCTCGGCATCCTGTCCGAGCGGGCCGATATCTGGGGCGAGATCCGGCTGCTCGCCTCTCCCCACTCGGCCGGCCGCAAGCTGACCGTGCGGGGCGAACAGGTCGAGGTCGTCGCGCTGAGCGAGGAAGCCTTCGACGGTATCGATGTCGCGATGTTCGACGTCCCCGACGAGGTCTCCGCGCAGTGGGCACCGGTCGCCGTGTCCAAGGGTGCGGTGGTCGTGGACAACTCCGGCGCGTTCCGGATGGACCCGGACGTGCCGCTGGTCGTGCCCGAGGTCAATGCGCACACGGCGCGGGTGCGTCCGCGCGGCATCATCGCCAACCCGAACTGCACGACGCTCTCGATGATCGTCGCGCTGGGGGCGCTGCATGCCGAGTACGGGTTGAGCGAGCTGATCGTCTCCTCGTACCAAGCCGTTTCCGGGACGGGCAAGGCCGGCGTCGACACCTTGCGCGCGCAGCTGTCCGCGGTGTCCGGTACGGAGCTGGGCACCGCGCCCGGCGATGTGCGCCGGGCCGTCGGGGACACGCTGGGGCCGTTCCCGGCGCCGATCGCCCTCAACGTCGTGCCCTGGGCCGGCACGCTCCAGGAGGACGGCTGGTCCTCCGAAGAGCTCAAGATCCGTAACGAGTCCCGCAAGATCCTGGGGCTGCCGGATCTGCCGGTCACCGCGACCTGTGTGCGGGTGCCGGTGATCACCACCCACTCCCTGACCGTGCACGCCCGGTTCGAGAACGAGGTCTCGGTCGGCGGTGCGCACGAGATCCTGGCCGCGGCCCCCGGGGTCGTCCTCAGCGACGACCCGGCCGAGGACGAGTACCCGACCCCTGCCGATGTCGTCGGTACGGATCCGACCTGGGTCGGAAGGGTGCGGCGCTCGCTGGATGACCCGCGGGCGCTGGAGCTGTTCGTGTGCGGGGACAACCTGCGCAAGGGGGCTGCCCTGAACACGGCACAGGTCGGTGAGCTGGTGGCGGGGGAGCTCCGGGGGTAG
- a CDS encoding SigE family RNA polymerase sigma factor yields the protein MAEVLGFTIAPAGAAGATVRPPRPLASGGMPVIAPWPTTRPAQIPPQRGDTDDAMAAGTTVDHLTETYRAHYRSLLGLAALLLDDTASCEDVVQEAFIRVHSARGRVREPEKTLAYLRQTVVNLSRSALRRRILGLKLLSKPMPDMASAEEGAYDLLERDQLIQAMRGLQRRQREVLVLRYFADMTEAQVAQTLGISLGSVKAYGSRGIAALRVAMEAPA from the coding sequence GTGGCAGAGGTACTCGGATTCACCATCGCCCCGGCGGGGGCAGCGGGCGCAACGGTGCGCCCGCCGCGGCCCCTTGCGTCCGGGGGCATGCCAGTGATCGCTCCCTGGCCCACCACGCGTCCCGCGCAGATTCCTCCGCAGCGTGGGGACACTGACGACGCGATGGCAGCGGGCACCACAGTCGACCACCTCACCGAGACCTACCGCGCGCACTACCGCTCCCTGCTCGGTCTCGCCGCGCTGCTCCTCGACGACACCGCCTCCTGCGAGGACGTCGTCCAGGAAGCCTTCATCCGGGTGCACTCCGCGCGTGGACGGGTGCGCGAACCCGAGAAGACCCTCGCCTACCTCCGTCAGACGGTCGTCAACCTCTCGCGCTCCGCGCTGCGCCGCCGCATCCTCGGGCTCAAGCTGCTGTCCAAGCCGATGCCCGACATGGCGAGCGCCGAGGAGGGCGCCTACGACCTGCTGGAGCGGGACCAGTTGATCCAGGCGATGCGCGGTCTGCAGCGTCGGCAGCGCGAGGTGCTGGTGCTGCGCTACTTCGCCGATATGACCGAGGCGCAGGTGGCCCAGACGCTGGGCATATCGCTCGGTTCCGTCAAGGCCTACGGGTCGCGGGGCATCGCGGCGCTCCGCGTCGCGATGGAGGCTCCCGCATGA